Proteins co-encoded in one Betaproteobacteria bacterium genomic window:
- the grxC gene encoding glutaredoxin 3: MKSEVSMYATGVCPYCVMAERLLRAKGVTEIRKIRVDLEPERRIEMTERTGRRTVPQIYIGDHHVGGFDDLSALERAGRLEPLLNGEA, from the coding sequence GTGAAATCCGAAGTGTCGATGTATGCGACCGGCGTGTGCCCGTACTGCGTGATGGCGGAACGGCTCCTGCGCGCGAAGGGCGTCACCGAGATCCGCAAGATTCGCGTCGACCTCGAGCCGGAGCGACGGATCGAGATGACCGAGCGAACGGGGCGCCGCACGGTGCCACAGATCTACATCGGCGACCACCATGTCGGCGGTTTCGACGATCTCTCCGCCCTGGAGCGCGCGGGGCGTCTCGAGCCATTGCTGAATGGCGAAGCCTGA